The proteins below are encoded in one region of Polynucleobacter sp. AP-Nino-20-G2:
- a CDS encoding GntR family transcriptional regulator → MVVTEQPSNQNLHETTFQRLRSLLVEGAITPGSKLNERELAEQLNVSRTPIREAIRRLAADGLVELIANRGAIAVQLSRDDIIHTFDVIANLEGYSGELAAQNISEQALVELEALQYEMMASYARRDLSNYYRLNLKIHGAINQAANNPVLSQLFTQVNARIEALRFRSNQDGVKWEKAVGEHQEMLDALKARDSARMRKVMMQHVMNKRDVVIQLIDSEKSTA, encoded by the coding sequence ATGGTCGTCACAGAGCAGCCCAGCAACCAAAATTTGCACGAAACCACCTTTCAAAGACTGAGATCACTCTTGGTGGAGGGTGCGATTACTCCTGGGAGCAAGCTCAACGAACGAGAATTAGCCGAACAACTCAATGTGTCTCGCACACCCATTAGAGAAGCTATTCGTCGTTTAGCCGCGGATGGCTTAGTAGAGCTCATTGCCAACCGCGGCGCTATTGCAGTCCAACTGAGTCGGGATGACATCATTCACACTTTTGATGTCATCGCCAACCTAGAGGGTTACTCGGGTGAACTGGCCGCACAAAATATTAGCGAGCAAGCCTTAGTGGAATTAGAGGCCCTCCAATATGAAATGATGGCTTCATACGCGCGCCGAGATCTTTCCAACTATTACAGATTGAATTTAAAAATTCATGGCGCAATCAATCAAGCAGCAAACAATCCCGTATTGAGCCAACTGTTTACTCAAGTAAATGCCCGGATTGAGGCTTTGCGCTTTCGCTCCAATCAAGATGGCGTGAAATGGGAGAAGGCAGTAGGCGAGCACCAAGAAATGTTAGATGCATTAAAAGCTCGCGATAGCGCACGGATGCGCAAAGTCATGATGCAGCATGTCATGAACAAACGTGATGTGGTTATTCAATTAATCGACTCAGAGAAATCTACAGCATGA